In a single window of the Globicephala melas chromosome 10, mGloMel1.2, whole genome shotgun sequence genome:
- the ATP23 gene encoding mitochondrial inner membrane protease ATP23 homolog isoform X4, translated as MKLRFFMSHCRSNSARGKVIDPYVKLLLDAMKHSGCAVNRERHFSCEDCNGNVSGGFDASVSQIVLCQNNICNQAHMNRVVTHELIHAFDHCRAHVDWFTNVRHLACSEVRAANLSGDCSLLNEIFRLHFGLKRHHQTCVRDRAIRSILAVRNISKEVAQKAVDEVFESCFNDHEPFGRIPHNKTYARYAHRDFQNRDRYYSNI; from the exons ATCCATATGTTAAACTGCTGCTTGATGCCATGAAGCATTCGGGTTG CGCTGTTAACAGAGAAAGACACTTTTCTTGTGAAGATTGTAATGGAAATGTCAGTGGAGGTTTTGATGCTTCAGTGTCTCAG ATTGTTTTGTGCCAGAATAATATCTGTAATCAGGCGCATATGAACAGAGTGGTCACCCATGAGCTCATTCACGCATTCGATCATTGTCGAGCTCATGTCGACTGGTTCACCAACGTCAGGCACTTGGCTTGCTCTGAG GTTCGAGCTGCTAACCTTAGTGGAGACTGCtcacttttaaatgaaatattcaggTTACATTTTGGATTAAAACGACACCATCAG ACGTGTGTGCGAGACAGAGCCATTCGTTCTATCCTGGCTGTTAGGAACATCAGCAAAGAAGTAGCTCAGAAGGCTGTTGATGAAGTTTTTGAATCTTGTTTCAATGACCATGAACCTTTTGGAAGGATCCCTCATAATAAGACCTATGCAAGATATGCTCATAGAGACTTTCAAAACCGGGATCGGTACTACTCAAACATATGA
- the ATP23 gene encoding mitochondrial inner membrane protease ATP23 homolog isoform X5: MKHSGCAVNRERHFSCEDCNGNVSGGFDASVSQIVLCQNNICNQAHMNRVVTHELIHAFDHCRAHVDWFTNVRHLACSEVRAANLSGDCSLLNEIFRLHFGLKRHHQTCVRDRAIRSILAVRNISKEVAQKAVDEVFESCFNDHEPFGRIPHNKTYARYAHRDFQNRDRYYSNI; encoded by the exons ATGAAGCATTCGGGTTG CGCTGTTAACAGAGAAAGACACTTTTCTTGTGAAGATTGTAATGGAAATGTCAGTGGAGGTTTTGATGCTTCAGTGTCTCAG ATTGTTTTGTGCCAGAATAATATCTGTAATCAGGCGCATATGAACAGAGTGGTCACCCATGAGCTCATTCACGCATTCGATCATTGTCGAGCTCATGTCGACTGGTTCACCAACGTCAGGCACTTGGCTTGCTCTGAG GTTCGAGCTGCTAACCTTAGTGGAGACTGCtcacttttaaatgaaatattcaggTTACATTTTGGATTAAAACGACACCATCAG ACGTGTGTGCGAGACAGAGCCATTCGTTCTATCCTGGCTGTTAGGAACATCAGCAAAGAAGTAGCTCAGAAGGCTGTTGATGAAGTTTTTGAATCTTGTTTCAATGACCATGAACCTTTTGGAAGGATCCCTCATAATAAGACCTATGCAAGATATGCTCATAGAGACTTTCAAAACCGGGATCGGTACTACTCAAACATATGA